Proteins encoded by one window of Halococcus agarilyticus:
- a CDS encoding replication factor C large subunit: protein MDWTEKYRPSTLSEVRGNNKARDALAEWAETWDSHGEAVILHGAPGVGKTSAAHALAADMDWPTIELNASDQRTKAVVERIAGEAAKSGTLTEGGTGRRLVVMDEADNLHGNVDRGGSRAITSLVKEADQPMVLIANEFYDMSNSLRNACETIEFRDVSARSILPVLRDICRREDVEYESEALESIAESNSGDLRGAVNDLQALAEANEKLTTEAVVTGDRDRTTGIFDFLDALIKEEDAEGALRASYDVDETPDDLINWIEDNVPKDFHGAELADAYDNLANADRWLGRVRATQDYSYWRYAGDAMTAGVAAARREPKGGWTRYGPPSYWSKLGRSRGTREKRDYVAQHIAETGGMSMASARNDVMPFLSAMTHHCKNRELTVTMAARYDLDAEHVAFITGSGKDTNKVQDIVADAAELRDEEAVSHAEGAFEGATRTTEEPETSDDPDGGEPEDESSADATAVGSTDADDENDRDETAGDDSAADDSQSGLADFY from the coding sequence ATGGATTGGACGGAGAAGTATCGTCCGTCGACGCTGTCGGAAGTCCGGGGCAACAACAAGGCCCGGGACGCACTCGCGGAGTGGGCCGAGACGTGGGACTCACATGGAGAAGCCGTCATTCTCCACGGTGCGCCGGGCGTCGGCAAGACCTCCGCGGCCCACGCGCTCGCGGCCGACATGGACTGGCCGACGATCGAGCTCAACGCTTCCGACCAGCGCACGAAGGCGGTCGTCGAACGGATCGCGGGCGAGGCCGCGAAATCGGGCACCCTCACCGAGGGCGGGACGGGTCGGCGGCTCGTCGTCATGGACGAGGCCGACAATCTTCACGGGAACGTCGACCGTGGTGGCTCGCGCGCGATCACGAGCCTCGTGAAGGAGGCCGACCAGCCGATGGTGCTCATCGCCAACGAGTTCTACGACATGTCGAACTCGCTGCGGAACGCGTGCGAGACGATCGAGTTCCGGGACGTCTCGGCGCGCTCGATCCTCCCCGTGCTCCGTGACATCTGCCGGCGGGAGGACGTCGAGTACGAGTCCGAAGCCCTGGAGTCGATCGCCGAGTCGAACAGCGGCGATCTCCGGGGGGCGGTCAACGACCTCCAGGCGCTCGCGGAGGCGAACGAGAAGCTCACCACCGAGGCCGTGGTCACCGGCGACCGCGACCGCACCACGGGAATCTTCGATTTCCTCGACGCGCTCATCAAGGAAGAGGACGCCGAGGGCGCGCTCCGGGCCTCCTACGACGTCGACGAGACTCCCGACGACCTCATCAACTGGATCGAAGACAACGTCCCGAAGGACTTTCACGGAGCCGAGCTCGCGGACGCCTACGACAACCTCGCGAACGCCGATCGGTGGCTCGGCCGGGTCCGGGCGACCCAGGACTACTCGTACTGGCGCTACGCGGGCGATGCGATGACCGCGGGCGTCGCGGCCGCCCGACGCGAGCCGAAAGGTGGCTGGACGCGGTACGGCCCGCCGAGCTACTGGTCGAAGCTCGGCCGCTCGCGGGGCACCCGTGAGAAGCGCGATTACGTCGCCCAGCACATCGCCGAGACCGGTGGGATGAGCATGGCGAGCGCACGCAACGACGTCATGCCGTTCCTCTCGGCGATGACTCACCACTGCAAAAATCGAGAACTGACGGTGACGATGGCCGCACGATACGACCTCGACGCAGAACACGTCGCGTTCATCACCGGTAGCGGGAAGGACACCAACAAGGTCCAGGACATCGTCGCCGACGCCGCCGAACTGCGCGACGAAGAGGCGGTCTCGCACGCCGAGGGCGCGTTCGAGGGCGCGACGCGGACCACCGAGGAACCCGAAACGAGCGACGATCCGGACGGCGGCGAACCGGAGGATGAGTCGAGCGCGGACGCCACGGCTGTGGGTTCGACGGATGCGGATGACGAGAACGATCGGGATGAGACCGCTGGCGACGATTCCGCAGCCGACGACTCCCAGTCCGGGCTCGCGGACTTCTACTGA
- a CDS encoding DUF433 domain-containing protein — translation MTVIVSDDAVRSGDPRIEDTRITVLDVKRRVIDAGENAHVVAGEYDIPMADLFRALAYYDDHRDEFVKREREAAAARRDGERRTREFVGEPVRNH, via the coding sequence ATGACTGTGATCGTCAGCGACGACGCGGTTCGCTCGGGCGATCCACGGATCGAGGACACCAGGATCACCGTCCTCGACGTCAAGCGCCGCGTCATCGACGCTGGCGAGAACGCACACGTCGTCGCCGGCGAGTACGACATCCCGATGGCCGACCTCTTCCGTGCGCTCGCGTACTACGACGACCACCGCGACGAGTTCGTGAAGCGCGAACGCGAGGCCGCGGCGGCCCGCCGCGACGGCGAGCGCCGAACCAGGGAGTTCGTTGGCGAACCCGTTCGCAACCACTAA
- the mutL gene encoding DNA mismatch repair endonuclease MutL, with protein sequence MTRITELDPETVERIAAGEVVTRPASVVTELVENSLDAGASSVEIAVENAGLDLVRVTDDGHGMTEADARLAVERHATSKIHDVEDVERVATLGFRGEALPSIAQVARLELTTKAAESGAAGTQVVVDGGEKTTGPAGRAVGTTVSVTDLFANTPVRRKSLATPKREFARISEAVSNYALTHPDVRFSLTHDDRTVLSTPGSASYTDAVLGVYDREVAGQSTEFGSENGSGNDQSSDGVSVSGLVVYPSITRATPAHVTTAINGRALDDQTVRNAVTRGYGSLLPDDRYPIAVIDVALPPEKVDVNVHPSKDEVAFADPGEVAAAVEQAVSAALATQDLAHTGEIAFDLDSSLGEPAGESTFDAINIIGQFRDLYLLCEADDDLLVVDQHAAHERINFERLRDALDDGISSIGIEPTALSLTATEAAMVDAHSDAIASLGFRIEADGGTYRATGLPAPLGRVAEPSAVHDVLDTFLAGDEPENPREELLKEIACHPSLKAGESLAGEDATRLVERLGACEQPFACPHGRPTVLTIDEETFARGFERPNTRFD encoded by the coding sequence ATGACGAGAATCACTGAACTCGATCCCGAAACCGTCGAACGCATCGCGGCCGGCGAGGTCGTCACCAGGCCCGCGAGCGTCGTCACCGAGCTCGTGGAGAACAGCCTCGACGCCGGCGCGTCGAGCGTCGAGATCGCCGTCGAGAACGCGGGCCTCGATCTCGTTCGAGTCACGGACGACGGCCACGGGATGACCGAGGCCGACGCTCGTCTCGCCGTCGAGCGCCACGCAACGAGCAAGATTCACGATGTAGAGGACGTCGAGCGCGTTGCGACGCTTGGCTTCCGTGGCGAGGCGCTGCCGAGCATCGCACAGGTCGCACGCCTCGAACTCACCACGAAGGCGGCAGAGAGCGGAGCTGCCGGCACGCAGGTCGTCGTCGACGGCGGGGAGAAAACGACGGGACCGGCGGGGCGGGCGGTCGGCACCACGGTCTCGGTCACTGACCTGTTCGCCAACACGCCAGTACGACGAAAATCACTCGCCACGCCGAAACGCGAGTTCGCCCGGATCAGCGAGGCGGTCTCGAACTACGCGCTGACCCATCCGGATGTGCGGTTCTCGCTCACCCACGACGATCGAACCGTGCTCTCGACGCCCGGCTCGGCGAGCTACACCGACGCGGTACTCGGGGTGTACGACCGGGAAGTGGCGGGTCAGAGCACCGAGTTCGGCTCGGAGAACGGGAGCGGCAACGATCAGTCGTCCGACGGGGTCAGCGTGAGCGGGCTCGTCGTCTATCCTTCCATCACTCGGGCGACGCCGGCACACGTCACCACCGCGATCAACGGCCGCGCGCTCGACGACCAGACCGTCAGAAACGCCGTGACGCGGGGATACGGCAGTCTGCTGCCCGACGACCGGTATCCGATCGCCGTGATCGATGTCGCTCTCCCACCGGAGAAGGTCGACGTCAATGTCCATCCCTCGAAGGACGAAGTCGCGTTCGCCGATCCGGGTGAAGTCGCCGCAGCGGTCGAGCAGGCCGTCTCGGCGGCGCTCGCGACCCAGGACCTCGCACACACAGGCGAAATCGCGTTCGATCTCGACTCGTCGCTCGGCGAACCCGCGGGCGAGTCGACCTTCGACGCGATCAATATTATCGGCCAGTTTCGTGACCTCTACCTCCTGTGTGAGGCCGACGACGACCTCCTCGTGGTCGATCAGCACGCTGCCCACGAGCGGATCAACTTCGAGCGGCTTCGGGATGCGCTCGACGACGGGATCAGCTCGATCGGAATCGAGCCGACCGCACTCTCGCTGACGGCCACCGAGGCGGCGATGGTCGATGCGCACTCCGACGCCATCGCGTCGCTCGGCTTCCGAATCGAGGCCGATGGCGGAACGTATCGAGCGACGGGCCTGCCCGCGCCGCTCGGTCGCGTCGCGGAGCCATCGGCCGTTCACGACGTGCTCGACACGTTCCTCGCCGGCGACGAACCGGAGAACCCACGCGAGGAACTCCTGAAGGAGATCGCGTGTCACCCCTCACTCAAAGCCGGCGAGTCCCTCGCCGGCGAGGACGCCACCAGACTCGTCGAACGCCTCGGCGCGTGCGAGCAGCCCTTTGCGTGTCCGCACGGCCGGCCGACGGTGCTGACGATCGACGAGGAGACGTTCGCTCGGGGGTTCGAACGGCCGAACACCCGATTCGACTGA
- the mutS gene encoding DNA mismatch repair protein MutS: MDAALGPPEGLAANREDLTPMMSQYVELCAAYDDALLLFQMGDFYEAFCGAAETISRELEITLTQREDSTGTYPMAGIPIDNAATYVETLLDAGYRIAIAEQVEDADEATGVVDRAVTRVVTPGTVVEDELLAPANNYVACLAADVAGETHDTTIEPAVDEATDAETDGGTSAKSSTEPGAEPSGTTYAVAFVDVSTGEFRATSADSRGVIQDELDRLAPAEIVLAPEVSRENFDVDCMVTPHDAAAFEPEAARERIASYAPRPDAVFECEAEIRAAGALLAYAEHTQATDGELGHVTRLTRYDPRDRMGLGATALRSLDVFENPSDDEHTLVAVLDETSCALGRRELDRWLRRPLLDRAAIEARLDAVEELTRDSLVREEARELLREVYDVERLAARVSRGRANARDLRALKATLDVVPRLRETLADAESDLLVECREGFDALDDVRGLIGRAIQAEPPAEITEGGVIAPGFDDDLDDLRTTAREGREWVASLEDRERERTGIDSLSVGHTEVHGYYIEVTNPNLDRVPEEYTRRQTLKNSERFYTPELERREDEILGAAERADAREHQLFTDIRSEIAAETGRIQRLADHLASLDVLRTLAGVAVENDYARPAFGKDGIEIREGRHPVVERHAEFVPNDADLCGERFAIITGPNMAGKSTYMRQIALIAILAQMGSFVPAQEARLPIVDRVFTRVGASDDIAGGQSTFMREMAELTDILHGATESSLVLLDEVGRGTSTTDGEAIARAVTEFIHDEIGATTLFATHYHGLTDLAEKLDGVQTLQFAADRTDGEVTFLHTVADGAASASYGVDVARLAGVPEPVVERSRELVAVGAAEHAHGDRNRDDDSSEADDDSGRPDDDPAAETDPDEAAIPDEIVAELRSLRIAETTPVEALVRLDGLKRRLDDENH, encoded by the coding sequence ATGGACGCCGCGCTCGGGCCGCCAGAGGGGCTGGCGGCGAACCGCGAGGACCTCACGCCGATGATGAGCCAGTACGTCGAACTCTGTGCGGCGTACGACGACGCGCTCCTCCTCTTTCAGATGGGCGACTTCTACGAGGCGTTCTGCGGGGCGGCCGAAACGATTTCGCGCGAGCTCGAGATCACCCTCACCCAGCGCGAGGATAGTACTGGGACCTACCCGATGGCGGGGATCCCGATCGACAACGCAGCCACCTACGTCGAAACCCTGCTCGATGCGGGCTACCGGATCGCGATCGCCGAGCAGGTCGAGGACGCCGACGAAGCCACCGGCGTCGTCGATCGGGCTGTCACCCGCGTCGTGACGCCCGGGACGGTCGTCGAGGACGAACTGCTTGCGCCCGCCAACAACTACGTCGCCTGTCTCGCGGCGGACGTGGCGGGCGAGACACACGACACGACCATCGAGCCCGCAGTGGACGAAGCAACCGACGCCGAAACGGACGGCGGAACCAGCGCGAAATCGAGCACGGAGCCAGGCGCGGAACCGTCGGGAACGACCTACGCCGTCGCGTTCGTCGACGTCTCGACCGGCGAGTTCCGCGCCACGAGCGCCGATTCACGGGGGGTGATTCAGGACGAGCTCGACAGGCTCGCCCCCGCCGAGATCGTTCTCGCGCCCGAGGTTTCGAGGGAGAACTTCGATGTCGACTGCATGGTGACGCCGCACGACGCGGCGGCATTCGAGCCCGAGGCCGCCCGCGAGCGCATCGCGTCGTACGCACCGCGCCCGGACGCGGTGTTCGAGTGCGAGGCCGAGATCCGTGCCGCGGGCGCGCTGCTCGCCTACGCGGAACATACCCAGGCCACAGATGGCGAGCTCGGCCACGTCACGCGGCTCACCAGATACGACCCGCGCGACCGGATGGGTCTCGGCGCGACCGCGCTCCGGAGCCTCGACGTGTTCGAGAACCCGTCAGACGACGAGCACACCCTCGTGGCGGTGCTCGACGAAACCTCCTGTGCGCTCGGCCGCCGGGAGCTCGACCGGTGGCTCCGACGCCCGCTGCTCGATCGTGCGGCGATCGAAGCCCGTCTCGACGCCGTCGAGGAGCTGACGCGCGATTCGTTGGTCCGCGAGGAAGCCCGCGAACTCCTTCGAGAAGTGTACGACGTCGAGCGGCTCGCCGCGCGCGTCTCGCGCGGCCGGGCGAACGCCCGCGACCTGCGCGCGCTGAAGGCGACGCTCGATGTCGTTCCACGCCTTCGGGAGACCCTGGCGGACGCCGAATCCGACCTGCTCGTCGAGTGTCGCGAGGGATTCGACGCGCTTGACGACGTGCGGGGGCTGATCGGTCGCGCGATCCAGGCCGAGCCGCCGGCCGAGATCACCGAGGGCGGTGTCATCGCGCCGGGGTTCGACGACGACCTCGACGACCTCCGGACGACCGCGCGCGAGGGCCGCGAGTGGGTGGCGAGCCTCGAAGACCGCGAGCGCGAGCGGACGGGGATCGACTCGCTGTCGGTGGGCCACACCGAAGTCCACGGCTACTACATCGAGGTCACGAACCCGAACCTCGATAGGGTTCCCGAGGAATACACCAGGCGACAGACGCTGAAGAACTCCGAGCGATTCTATACGCCCGAACTGGAGCGCCGCGAGGACGAGATCCTCGGCGCGGCCGAGCGCGCCGATGCGCGCGAACACCAGTTGTTTACCGACATCCGAAGCGAGATCGCGGCCGAAACCGGCCGCATCCAGAGGCTCGCGGACCATCTCGCGAGCCTCGACGTGCTCCGTACCCTCGCGGGCGTCGCCGTCGAGAACGACTACGCCCGTCCCGCGTTCGGCAAGGACGGCATCGAGATCCGCGAGGGGCGACACCCGGTGGTCGAACGCCACGCCGAGTTCGTGCCGAACGACGCCGATCTGTGTGGGGAGCGCTTCGCTATCATCACCGGGCCGAACATGGCGGGCAAATCGACGTACATGCGCCAGATCGCGCTGATCGCGATCCTCGCCCAGATGGGAAGTTTCGTGCCGGCCCAGGAGGCACGCCTCCCGATCGTCGATCGGGTGTTCACCCGGGTCGGCGCGAGCGACGACATCGCGGGCGGCCAGTCGACGTTCATGCGCGAGATGGCAGAACTCACCGACATCCTCCACGGCGCGACCGAAAGCTCACTTGTTCTCCTCGACGAGGTGGGTCGGGGGACCAGCACCACCGACGGCGAAGCGATCGCCCGAGCGGTGACGGAGTTCATTCACGACGAGATCGGCGCGACGACACTCTTCGCGACCCACTACCACGGTCTCACCGACCTCGCCGAGAAACTCGACGGCGTCCAGACCCTCCAGTTCGCGGCCGACCGGACCGACGGCGAGGTGACCTTCCTTCACACGGTGGCCGACGGGGCTGCCTCGGCCTCGTACGGCGTCGATGTCGCGCGTCTGGCCGGCGTTCCCGAGCCGGTGGTCGAGCGCTCGCGCGAACTCGTGGCTGTGGGGGCCGCCGAACACGCTCACGGCGACCGAAACAGGGACGACGACAGCAGTGAAGCAGACGACGATAGCGGTCGTCCCGACGACGATCCCGCGGCCGAAACCGACCCGGACGAAGCGGCTATCCCCGACGAGATCGTAGCCGAACTACGGAGCCTGCGGATCGCCGAGACGACGCCCGTGGAGGCGCTCGTCCGGCTCGACGGGCTCAAACGCCGACTCGATGACGAGAATCACTGA
- a CDS encoding GNAT family N-acetyltransferase — translation MFPERIETDRLVLERLCHEHVDLQEFYRICSDGDGSEEMDEVTRYMPWDPHATINDSKEFVDRCEKQWDDAEAATYFIRPREGEGGAGEFAGNAGLSIDWDRRTGTLGTWLRKRFWGRGYSGERAAALMDLAFERLDLDCVAVTHHADNEKSRRAIEKYVEAHGGRCDGRLRNWVPYGDEIADEYRYTVTQAEYRDATED, via the coding sequence ATGTTCCCCGAGCGCATCGAGACCGATCGCCTGGTGCTCGAACGCCTCTGTCACGAGCACGTCGACCTTCAGGAGTTCTATCGGATCTGTTCGGACGGCGACGGGAGCGAGGAGATGGACGAGGTCACGCGCTACATGCCGTGGGATCCTCACGCGACGATCAACGACTCGAAGGAGTTCGTCGACCGCTGTGAAAAGCAGTGGGACGACGCCGAGGCAGCGACGTATTTCATCCGACCGCGTGAGGGCGAAGGCGGCGCGGGCGAGTTCGCGGGCAACGCCGGTCTGAGTATCGACTGGGATCGACGTACCGGCACGCTGGGAACCTGGCTCCGCAAGCGCTTCTGGGGCCGTGGCTACTCGGGCGAGCGCGCGGCGGCGCTGATGGACCTCGCCTTCGAACGCCTCGATCTCGACTGCGTCGCGGTCACCCACCACGCCGACAACGAGAAATCGCGGCGGGCGATCGAGAAGTACGTCGAGGCCCACGGCGGCCGCTGCGACGGTCGTCTGCGGAACTGGGTTCCCTACGGCGACGAGATCGCCGACGAGTACCGGTACACCGTGACCCAGGCGGAGTACCGCGACGCGACCGAAGACTGA